One genomic window of Streptomyces sp. NBC_01498 includes the following:
- a CDS encoding lactonase family protein, whose amino-acid sequence MRNDRVRTAITADTTTTETGARSATGAGGSSAGGPSRRQVVGLLTGALTALTIPGAATATASATRSGQLLATGRLFIGTYTSGGGTGIGLASYDTVTGAITSTGTLPGVGDPSYLAAHPDGTTLYAVDERQDGGVTAIALGEDGGHTVLGTRSTGGSSPCHLSVHPGGRWLFSANYGSGSVAVHPVEDSGALGERTGLVTHGEPAPGPGQNGPHAHQIVTSPDGGHVLAVDLGTDSVYTYRLDESAGTLGRVSYATLPPGAGPRHLVFHPSGRFAYVANELNNTITVCGYDPADGTLTPGEPSATGAGGAGDSFPSQPVITADGAFVYLANRGHNSLSRFAVTDDGAALRLLDTVPVGGDWPRQLALSPDGTLLFAANQRSNNVSVFHVDPTAGELTPAGAPFASPVAVCVLPLP is encoded by the coding sequence ATGAGAAACGACCGCGTACGAACGGCGATCACGGCAGACACGACCACGACGGAGACAGGAGCGCGGAGCGCCACCGGAGCGGGCGGGTCGTCGGCGGGCGGGCCCAGTCGCCGCCAGGTCGTCGGCCTGCTGACGGGCGCGCTCACGGCGCTCACGATCCCCGGCGCCGCGACCGCGACCGCGTCGGCGACCCGTTCCGGACAACTCCTCGCGACGGGGCGGCTGTTCATCGGCACGTACACCTCCGGCGGGGGTACGGGCATCGGTCTCGCCTCGTACGACACGGTGACCGGAGCCATCACCTCGACGGGGACGCTGCCCGGCGTCGGGGACCCCTCGTACCTCGCGGCGCACCCCGACGGCACCACGCTGTACGCGGTCGACGAGCGCCAGGACGGCGGCGTCACCGCGATCGCGCTGGGCGAGGACGGCGGCCACACGGTCCTCGGGACGCGGAGCACCGGCGGCTCCTCGCCCTGTCATCTGTCCGTGCACCCGGGCGGGCGGTGGCTGTTCAGCGCGAACTACGGCTCCGGCAGTGTCGCCGTCCATCCCGTCGAGGACTCCGGGGCGCTGGGTGAGCGCACCGGCCTGGTCACCCACGGCGAGCCCGCCCCGGGTCCCGGCCAGAACGGCCCGCACGCGCACCAGATCGTCACCTCCCCGGACGGCGGCCATGTGCTCGCCGTCGATCTGGGCACCGACAGCGTCTACACCTACCGGCTGGACGAGTCGGCGGGCACGCTCGGCCGCGTCTCGTACGCGACCCTTCCGCCCGGCGCGGGACCCCGGCACCTGGTGTTCCACCCGTCGGGGCGATTCGCCTACGTGGCCAACGAGTTGAACAACACGATCACGGTCTGCGGGTACGACCCCGCCGACGGGACCCTCACCCCGGGAGAGCCGTCGGCCACCGGCGCCGGAGGCGCGGGCGACAGCTTCCCGTCGCAGCCCGTGATCACGGCCGACGGCGCCTTCGTGTACCTGGCCAACCGGGGGCACAACAGCCTCTCCCGCTTCGCGGTGACGGACGACGGCGCGGCTCTGCGGCTGCTGGACACGGTGCCCGTCGGCGGCGACTGGCCGAGGCAGCTCGCGCTGTCGCCCGACGGCACGCTGCTGTTCGCCGCCAACCAGCGGTCGAACAACGTCTCGGTCTTCCACGTCGACCCGACAGCCGGTGAACTGACCCCGGCGGGCGCCCCGTTCGCGTCCCCGGTCGCGGTCTGCGTGCTCCCGCTCCCGTAG
- a CDS encoding FUSC family protein has protein sequence MRLLPANRDDRGGTGHRLWTWVLELRNDAGVTQTLRSTVAATLAYLVALWLSDEAAPLTAPLTALLVVQVTLYSTLTTSVRRVNAVVAGVLIAIGFSVLVGLSWWSLGLIILASLLAGRLVRVNEFVPEVAISAMLVLGVTHAADTGWDRVVETVIGAVVGLLFNVVFVPPVWVGPAGDSIEDLARQMRRLMRDVGEELTTPTPVERAAARLWEARRLDHGIAEVDAALRQAEDSLRFNPRVKEGLLHRVVLRTGLDTLEICAVVLRVLTRTITDLARERQEEDLFAPEVGSALEELLAQVADAIVSFAVLVTTQASEAAEAAENRLAGTLGAAAATRERVARLLLEGVQRHPRQWQLHGALLSEIDRLLDELDTDHRSQRLMEELDRSTREQRERHPRLTAFTQWLRRRKRPAPMRRRRKDKGDE, from the coding sequence ATGAGACTGCTGCCCGCGAACCGTGACGACAGGGGTGGCACCGGGCACCGGCTGTGGACCTGGGTGCTGGAACTGCGCAACGACGCGGGTGTCACCCAGACGCTGCGCTCGACGGTGGCCGCGACGCTCGCCTACCTCGTCGCGCTCTGGCTGAGCGACGAAGCCGCCCCGCTGACCGCGCCCCTCACCGCCCTGCTCGTGGTCCAGGTGACCCTCTACTCCACCCTGACCACCAGCGTCCGCCGGGTGAACGCCGTCGTCGCGGGCGTGCTGATCGCCATCGGATTCAGTGTGCTCGTCGGGCTGTCCTGGTGGAGCCTGGGCCTGATCATCCTGGCCTCGCTGCTCGCGGGCCGTCTGGTCCGCGTCAACGAGTTCGTGCCCGAGGTCGCGATCAGCGCCATGCTCGTGCTGGGCGTGACGCACGCGGCCGACACCGGCTGGGACCGGGTCGTGGAGACGGTCATCGGCGCGGTGGTGGGCCTGCTGTTCAACGTGGTGTTCGTCCCGCCCGTCTGGGTCGGACCCGCCGGGGACTCCATCGAGGACCTGGCCCGGCAGATGCGCCGGCTGATGCGCGACGTCGGCGAGGAGCTGACCACCCCGACCCCGGTCGAACGCGCCGCGGCCCGGCTGTGGGAGGCACGGCGGCTCGACCACGGCATCGCGGAGGTGGACGCCGCGCTGCGCCAGGCGGAGGACAGCCTGCGGTTCAACCCGCGCGTCAAGGAGGGCCTGCTGCACCGCGTGGTGCTCCGGACCGGCCTGGACACGCTGGAGATCTGCGCGGTGGTGCTGCGGGTGCTCACCCGTACGATCACGGACCTCGCGCGGGAACGCCAGGAGGAGGACCTCTTCGCACCCGAGGTGGGGTCCGCCCTGGAGGAACTGCTCGCCCAGGTCGCCGACGCGATCGTCAGCTTCGCCGTCCTGGTCACCACCCAGGCGAGCGAGGCCGCCGAGGCGGCGGAGAACCGCCTCGCCGGGACCCTGGGCGCGGCGGCGGCGACCCGCGAGCGGGTCGCGCGGCTGCTGCTGGAAGGCGTGCAGCGCCACCCCCGGCAGTGGCAGCTGCACGGCGCGCTGCTGTCGGAGATCGACCGGCTCCTCGACGAACTCGACACCGACCACCGCTCCCAGCGGCTCATGGAGGAACTCGACCGATCCACCCGTGAACAGCGCGAACGGCATCCCCGGCTGACCGCGTTCACCCAGTGGCTGCGCCGCCGGAAGCGGCCCGCGCCGATGCGCCGGCGCCGGAAGGACAAGGGGGACGAGTAG
- a CDS encoding YciI family protein, translating into MPKFMLMVNHDSGVFDEPMDRWEPADTAAHFAYYAELTRELTETGEMMRFTALADPQLATTVRSDGGATPLVTEGPYPETTGFLAGFNIVDVVSEARALEIAARISAVPGPGGVPTQRPVEVRQVMTDHAGDL; encoded by the coding sequence GTGCCGAAGTTCATGCTCATGGTCAACCACGACAGCGGCGTCTTCGACGAGCCCATGGACCGGTGGGAGCCCGCCGACACGGCCGCCCACTTCGCGTACTACGCGGAGCTGACCAGGGAGCTGACCGAGACCGGCGAGATGATGCGGTTCACCGCGCTCGCCGATCCCCAACTCGCCACAACCGTACGGTCGGACGGTGGCGCGACGCCCCTGGTGACCGAGGGGCCCTACCCGGAGACCACGGGATTCCTCGCGGGCTTCAACATCGTGGACGTCGTGTCCGAGGCCCGCGCGCTGGAGATCGCCGCGCGGATCTCGGCGGTGCCCGGCCCCGGCGGGGTGCCGACCCAGCGACCGGTCGAGGTACGGCAGGTGATGACCGACCACGCGGGCGACCTGTGA
- a CDS encoding peptidoglycan recognition protein family protein produces the protein MVTTPGPARRSVLKGGLTATAVGALGLAAHGPATAAPARRPADSPFAAPEPRIHTTAEWGARPPNQEIVVLDRVPTYIVVHHTAEPGNSEDYSLEHAMAICRSIQNFHMDGQGWGDSGQQFTNSRGGFVLEGRHQSLDVVRGGIRHVQGANVGGRNSEVIGIENEGLYTSVDVTPALWNSLVQLVAWIAGQYGRPVTDIMGHRDFNSTECPGGVLYGRLQELRDAVAGALGVAPADRPTVWPLLRPGAVGPQVRAAQYLLRARGFSGVPVDGVFGAATTRAVVSLADVHRVEKHTCAAMVRAGTDETGYLGSDIWPLITPRVRAGDNADIARAVTTLHRAGADRSHATGVLDATDWKRLLA, from the coding sequence ATGGTCACCACACCCGGCCCCGCCCGTCGTTCGGTGCTGAAGGGCGGACTGACCGCCACGGCGGTCGGCGCCCTCGGACTCGCCGCGCACGGCCCGGCCACCGCCGCCCCCGCCCGCCGCCCGGCGGACTCGCCGTTCGCCGCCCCCGAGCCGCGGATTCACACCACCGCCGAATGGGGCGCCCGGCCCCCGAACCAGGAGATCGTGGTACTCGACCGGGTGCCGACGTACATCGTCGTGCACCACACCGCCGAGCCCGGCAACAGCGAGGACTACTCGCTGGAGCACGCGATGGCCATCTGCCGGTCGATCCAGAACTTCCACATGGACGGCCAGGGCTGGGGCGACTCCGGTCAGCAGTTCACCAACTCGCGCGGCGGCTTCGTCCTCGAAGGCCGCCACCAGAGCCTCGATGTCGTACGCGGCGGGATCCGGCACGTGCAGGGCGCCAATGTCGGCGGTCGCAACAGCGAGGTCATCGGCATCGAGAACGAGGGCCTCTACACCTCGGTCGACGTAACCCCCGCGCTGTGGAACTCGCTCGTCCAGCTCGTCGCGTGGATCGCCGGCCAGTACGGGCGGCCGGTCACCGACATCATGGGCCACCGCGACTTCAACTCCACCGAGTGCCCCGGCGGGGTGCTCTACGGCAGACTCCAGGAGCTGCGCGACGCCGTCGCCGGGGCCCTGGGCGTCGCACCGGCCGACCGGCCCACCGTCTGGCCGCTGCTGCGGCCGGGAGCCGTCGGCCCGCAGGTGCGTGCCGCGCAGTACCTGCTGCGCGCCCGGGGCTTCTCCGGCGTACCGGTCGACGGTGTCTTCGGCGCGGCCACCACGCGCGCGGTGGTGAGCCTCGCCGACGTGCACCGCGTCGAGAAGCACACCTGCGCGGCCATGGTCCGCGCGGGCACCGACGAGACCGGCTACCTCGGCTCCGACATCTGGCCGCTGATCACCCCACGGGTGCGGGCGGGCGACAACGCCGACATCGCGCGGGCGGTGACCACCCTGCACCGCGCCGGCGCGGACCGGTCCCACGCGACCGGCGTCCTCGACGCGACGGACTGGAAGCGGCTGCTGGCCTGA
- a CDS encoding ArsR/SmtB family transcription factor, translated as MPQSNDAPPAAVSEANAVVLDARGLRALAHPVRVQLVGLLRKHGPSTATRLAERLGVNSGTASYHLRQLGDAGFVAEDTGRGNARERWWRAVHQSTWFSDPELATSEPEAALAYLQSVAAAYTLRTQRVLGELQTMPEQWRNAFDMSDRPLRLTSEETLTLREEMGALLARYRPDTPEAAAGAPEGARRVSLITQILPELDAPDPGAPVDAPAPARPRGMRLG; from the coding sequence TCCTGGACGCCCGGGGACTGCGCGCCCTCGCCCATCCCGTCCGTGTCCAGCTCGTCGGACTGCTGCGCAAGCACGGCCCCTCGACCGCCACCCGGCTCGCCGAGCGGCTGGGGGTCAACTCCGGTACGGCGAGCTACCACTTGCGCCAGCTCGGCGACGCCGGGTTCGTCGCCGAGGACACCGGCCGCGGCAACGCGCGGGAGCGCTGGTGGCGTGCCGTCCACCAGTCGACGTGGTTCAGCGACCCCGAACTGGCCACGAGCGAGCCCGAAGCGGCGCTCGCCTACCTCCAGTCGGTCGCCGCCGCGTACACCCTGCGCACCCAGCGGGTCCTCGGCGAACTTCAGACGATGCCCGAACAGTGGCGGAACGCCTTCGACATGAGCGACCGGCCGCTGCGGCTGACCTCCGAGGAGACGCTGACCCTGCGCGAGGAGATGGGCGCACTCCTCGCCCGCTACCGCCCGGACACCCCGGAGGCGGCGGCCGGGGCACCCGAGGGCGCCCGGCGCGTCTCGCTGATCACCCAGATCCTCCCGGAACTCGACGCACCGGACCCGGGCGCCCCCGTCGACGCCCCCGCCCCCGCACGGCCACGGGGCATGCGGCTCGGCTAG
- a CDS encoding extracellular solute-binding protein: MVTISVNDMPPTTQPVDRKIFEEDVKAFEKAHPKIRIEPHEGQMDPKTFAAKLAGGQLEDVYYVYFTDPAGLIQRRQGADITRYLKDVPYLADIRPEFQDVFKGQDGKIYGLPNGQYSLGLVYNRALFERAGLDPDTPPTTWDEVRTAAKKISALGDGTVGYADYSKNNQGGWHFTSWVYSMGGDIAVKDGDRWKAAFDDRAGRDALRMLHDMRWTDGSMGTRQLLEIADVQKMMGSGKLGMYMAGPDNVPTIVKQFERAYEDYGVAAMPGSATLGGGNGFMFNPKASPEQLEAGVRWVQWKYLNPDRTEFNDKRIGDQDVPIGLPLDRLYTDEVQTKVDTVHAKHANVPQKNFAPFMARNGQLEQKVEPPNAQQIYTVLDGVMQSVLTKKDADLDRLLGDAAKKVDALLATVE; encoded by the coding sequence GTGGTCACCATCAGCGTCAACGACATGCCGCCCACGACACAGCCGGTGGACCGGAAGATCTTCGAGGAGGACGTCAAGGCGTTCGAGAAGGCCCACCCGAAGATCAGGATCGAGCCCCACGAGGGCCAGATGGATCCCAAGACCTTCGCGGCGAAACTGGCGGGCGGTCAGCTGGAGGACGTCTACTACGTCTACTTCACCGACCCGGCCGGGCTGATCCAGCGCCGCCAGGGCGCCGACATCACGCGGTACCTCAAGGACGTGCCGTACCTGGCGGACATCCGCCCCGAGTTCCAGGACGTCTTCAAGGGACAGGACGGCAAGATCTACGGTCTGCCGAACGGCCAGTACTCACTGGGCCTCGTCTACAACCGCGCGCTGTTCGAGCGGGCGGGACTCGACCCCGACACCCCGCCCACCACCTGGGACGAGGTGCGGACGGCCGCGAAGAAGATCAGCGCGCTCGGCGACGGCACGGTCGGTTACGCCGACTACAGCAAGAACAACCAGGGCGGCTGGCACTTCACCTCCTGGGTCTACTCCATGGGCGGTGACATCGCGGTCAAGGACGGCGACCGGTGGAAGGCCGCGTTCGACGACCGGGCCGGCCGCGACGCGCTGCGGATGCTCCACGACATGCGCTGGACCGACGGCAGCATGGGCACCCGCCAGCTCCTGGAGATCGCCGACGTCCAGAAGATGATGGGCTCGGGCAAGCTCGGGATGTACATGGCCGGACCGGACAACGTCCCCACCATCGTCAAGCAGTTCGAGCGCGCGTACGAGGACTACGGCGTCGCCGCCATGCCCGGGTCCGCGACCCTCGGCGGCGGCAACGGCTTCATGTTCAACCCCAAGGCGTCGCCCGAACAGCTCGAGGCCGGTGTCCGCTGGGTCCAGTGGAAGTATCTGAACCCGGACCGGACGGAGTTCAACGACAAGCGCATCGGTGACCAGGACGTCCCGATCGGCCTGCCCCTCGACCGGCTCTACACCGACGAGGTCCAGACGAAGGTCGACACGGTCCACGCGAAGCACGCCAACGTCCCGCAGAAGAACTTCGCCCCCTTCATGGCGCGCAACGGGCAGCTGGAGCAGAAGGTCGAGCCGCCCAACGCCCAGCAGATATACACCGTCCTCGACGGCGTCATGCAGTCCGTGCTGACCAAGAAGGACGCCGACCTCGACCGGCTGCTCGGCGACGCGGCGAAGAAGGTCGACGCCCTGCTCGCCACGGTCGAGTGA
- a CDS encoding carbohydrate ABC transporter permease translates to MALRTSTPTPAPEAPHRAPPPVPAPGPARPDRPRRRVRENLTAYLFLTAGVLCFAVFSWYPIVRGGLLAFQQVNFAEPATWVGLDNFRRLFDDPLFATAWRNTGRFTLLALVLGFAAPFATAVILGELRHGRGYLRMTVYLPVMLPPIVTMLLWRWFYDPGPGLFNNTLEIFQLPAQQWLESENLSMISLVLVSTWANMGTTTLIYLAALGSIPGDLYEAAELDGASIRRRLWHVTLPQMRFILMITLLLQIIGTMQVFVEPYILTGGGPDDATVTVLLLLFRYAFVYNDFGLASAMSLLLFGVLGSFAACYLRLTRSTD, encoded by the coding sequence ATGGCACTCCGGACCTCCACCCCGACCCCCGCGCCCGAGGCCCCGCACCGGGCCCCGCCCCCCGTACCCGCCCCCGGACCGGCCCGCCCGGACCGTCCGCGCCGGCGCGTACGGGAGAACCTCACCGCGTACCTCTTCCTGACCGCCGGTGTGCTCTGCTTCGCGGTGTTCTCCTGGTACCCCATCGTCCGCGGCGGGCTCCTCGCCTTCCAGCAGGTGAACTTCGCGGAACCCGCCACCTGGGTCGGCCTCGACAACTTCCGCCGCCTCTTCGACGACCCGCTCTTCGCGACGGCCTGGCGCAACACCGGCCGGTTCACCCTGCTCGCCCTCGTCCTCGGCTTCGCCGCCCCCTTCGCCACGGCGGTGATCCTCGGCGAACTCCGCCACGGACGTGGCTACTTGAGAATGACGGTCTATCTGCCGGTGATGCTGCCGCCCATCGTCACGATGCTGCTGTGGCGCTGGTTCTACGACCCCGGCCCCGGACTCTTCAACAACACCCTGGAGATATTCCAGCTGCCCGCCCAGCAGTGGCTGGAGTCCGAGAACCTCTCGATGATCTCCCTGGTCCTGGTGTCCACCTGGGCCAACATGGGCACCACCACGCTCATCTATCTGGCCGCGCTCGGCTCGATACCCGGTGATCTGTACGAGGCCGCCGAGCTGGACGGCGCGTCGATCCGGCGGCGGCTGTGGCACGTGACCCTCCCGCAGATGCGGTTCATCCTGATGATCACGCTGCTCCTCCAGATCATCGGCACCATGCAGGTCTTCGTCGAGCCGTACATCCTCACCGGCGGCGGCCCCGACGACGCCACCGTCACCGTTCTCCTGCTGCTCTTCCGCTACGCGTTCGTCTACAACGACTTCGGCCTGGCCAGCGCCATGAGTCTGCTGCTCTTCGGGGTCCTGGGCAGCTTCGCCGCCTGCTACCTGCGGCTGACCCGGAGCACCGACTGA
- a CDS encoding DUF6191 domain-containing protein — MGFAVFVTLPGLVILLTALAFLDQLLLRAGRAGVLPWRNSARQGQVSTTGFELLHATLSPGKQSELAERRSALLTRDDEEDGAPPHRTMVDLDGGTAVVRIPKGRPDGPN; from the coding sequence ATGGGATTCGCCGTCTTCGTGACTCTGCCGGGCCTCGTCATCCTGCTGACCGCCCTGGCCTTCCTCGATCAACTCCTGCTGCGCGCCGGACGGGCCGGTGTGCTGCCCTGGCGCAACAGCGCCCGGCAGGGTCAGGTCTCGACCACCGGTTTCGAACTGCTGCACGCCACACTCTCGCCGGGCAAGCAGAGCGAGTTGGCGGAGCGCCGGTCGGCGCTCCTGACCCGGGACGACGAGGAGGACGGGGCCCCGCCGCACCGGACCATGGTGGACCTGGACGGCGGGACCGCGGTCGTACGGATACCGAAGGGCCGGCCGGACGGTCCCAACTGA
- a CDS encoding carbohydrate ABC transporter permease, translating into MAADTPVRTLIAPTEMTRGTSRLLYRFVLTMTLIGFTLAFVFPLYWMATGALKSSAELVDPDITLLPRTWHPESYTGAWTNVGLGRHFLNTLVLAAGAWLCQLLVAVSTAYALSKLRPLLGNVILGMMLATLMLPVSALLVPTYLTVVDLPLLHINLINTPWAIWLPAAANAFNIFILKRFFDQIPAELIDSARIDGAGPLRVLVSVVLPLSRPVLAVVSIFAIVGVWKDFLWPMLVLPDPARQPITVALNRLSEFMPANQLLAGMVMASVPLLVLFLIFQRHIIAGLTAGSLKG; encoded by the coding sequence ATGGCCGCCGACACCCCCGTACGCACCCTGATCGCCCCCACCGAGATGACCCGGGGCACCAGCCGGCTCCTCTACCGGTTCGTGCTGACCATGACGCTGATCGGCTTCACGCTCGCCTTCGTCTTCCCGCTCTACTGGATGGCGACCGGCGCCCTCAAGTCGTCGGCCGAGCTGGTCGACCCCGACATCACCCTGCTGCCGCGAACCTGGCACCCGGAGTCGTACACCGGCGCCTGGACCAACGTCGGGCTCGGCAGGCACTTCCTCAACACGCTCGTGCTGGCCGCCGGCGCCTGGCTGTGCCAGCTCCTGGTCGCCGTCAGCACCGCGTACGCGCTGTCCAAACTGCGGCCCCTGCTCGGCAACGTGATCCTCGGCATGATGCTGGCCACCCTCATGCTGCCGGTCTCCGCCCTGCTCGTGCCGACCTACCTCACCGTCGTGGACCTCCCCCTCCTCCACATCAACCTGATCAACACCCCCTGGGCGATCTGGCTGCCCGCCGCCGCCAACGCCTTCAACATCTTCATCCTCAAACGGTTCTTCGACCAGATCCCGGCCGAACTGATCGACTCCGCCCGCATCGACGGCGCCGGACCGCTGCGCGTCCTCGTCTCCGTGGTGCTGCCGCTGTCCCGGCCCGTACTGGCCGTGGTGTCCATCTTCGCGATCGTCGGCGTCTGGAAGGACTTCCTCTGGCCGATGCTCGTCCTGCCCGATCCCGCCCGGCAGCCCATCACGGTCGCACTCAACCGGCTGTCCGAGTTCATGCCGGCCAACCAGCTGCTCGCGGGCATGGTCATGGCCAGCGTCCCGCTGCTCGTCCTCTTCCTGATCTTCCAGCGCCACATCATCGCCGGACTCACCGCGGGCAGCCTCAAGGGCTGA
- a CDS encoding TMEM175 family protein, whose protein sequence is MAEHRNPGRPSARKSLTEEDRDERDVMRLFALCDAVFAIAMTLLALDLKVPDLGASPDDATLRRALADLEPRYLSFLVSFYAIASYWRRHREEMRSVRVSPPVLVRLTLFLLLTISVLPFVSNVLGSYGAGIAVAAYAGVNVLAAGTLLVIRHVVDRVDPPAGEAGRPPRRELWFDLTAFVLAVPAGYVFPGEGPEALIALLALSAAVSFAFRRLRGGRAHRRRRS, encoded by the coding sequence ATGGCGGAGCACCGGAACCCCGGCCGGCCCTCCGCCAGGAAGAGCCTGACCGAAGAGGACCGTGACGAACGGGACGTCATGCGTCTGTTCGCCCTGTGCGACGCCGTGTTCGCCATCGCCATGACGCTGCTCGCCCTCGATCTGAAGGTGCCCGACCTCGGCGCGAGCCCCGACGACGCCACGCTGCGGCGGGCACTCGCCGATCTGGAACCGCGCTATCTGTCGTTCCTGGTCAGCTTCTACGCGATCGCGAGCTACTGGCGCCGTCACCGCGAGGAGATGCGGTCGGTCCGCGTCAGCCCGCCGGTTCTCGTACGGCTGACGCTGTTCCTGCTGCTGACGATCAGCGTCCTGCCGTTCGTCTCCAACGTCCTCGGCTCGTACGGGGCGGGGATCGCCGTCGCCGCGTACGCCGGGGTGAACGTCCTCGCGGCCGGGACACTCCTGGTGATCCGGCACGTGGTCGACCGTGTCGACCCTCCGGCCGGGGAGGCGGGCAGGCCCCCGCGACGCGAGCTCTGGTTCGACCTGACCGCCTTCGTGCTGGCGGTCCCGGCGGGCTACGTCTTCCCCGGCGAGGGACCGGAGGCACTGATCGCCCTCCTGGCACTGAGCGCCGCCGTCTCCTTCGCCTTTCGCCGCCTGCGGGGAGGGCGCGCGCACAGACGAAGGCGGAGTTGA
- a CDS encoding SDR family oxidoreductase: MRIAVAGATGNIGTLTVAALERADHDIVRVSRSSGVDLLTGEGLDAALAGADAVVDVTNSPATERAETLAFFGTTTRNLLAAEERAGVRHHVLLSIVGIDRVDGGAHYAGKREQQRLVMAGPVPWTIVPAAQFHDFAAMVASWSEHDGVAEIAPLLVRPIAPADVADVLAEVVAGEPRGRYVDVVGPDPQDLVDMARRTNEARGHRVRLVPTWSSLFGPEMAGDVLLPGEDARVAPTTFEAWLAEQG; the protein is encoded by the coding sequence ATGCGGATCGCAGTGGCCGGAGCGACCGGGAACATCGGGACCCTCACCGTGGCCGCGCTCGAACGGGCCGACCACGACATCGTCCGGGTCAGCCGCTCGTCGGGGGTCGACCTGCTGACGGGCGAGGGGCTCGACGCCGCGCTGGCCGGCGCCGACGCGGTCGTGGACGTCACGAACAGCCCGGCGACCGAGCGTGCGGAGACCCTGGCGTTCTTCGGTACCACGACGCGGAACCTCCTCGCCGCGGAGGAACGGGCCGGGGTACGGCACCATGTCCTGCTCTCGATCGTGGGCATCGACCGGGTGGACGGCGGCGCGCACTACGCCGGGAAGCGGGAGCAGCAGCGCCTGGTCATGGCGGGGCCGGTGCCGTGGACGATCGTCCCGGCGGCGCAGTTCCACGACTTCGCGGCGATGGTGGCGAGTTGGAGCGAGCACGACGGGGTCGCCGAGATCGCGCCGCTGCTCGTGCGGCCGATCGCCCCCGCCGACGTGGCCGACGTCCTCGCGGAGGTCGTGGCGGGCGAGCCGCGGGGACGGTATGTCGATGTCGTGGGGCCGGATCCGCAGGACCTGGTGGACATGGCCCGGCGTACGAACGAGGCGCGCGGTCACCGGGTGCGCCTCGTACCGACGTGGTCGTCCCTCTTCGGCCCGGAGATGGCGGGGGACGTCCTGCTGCCGGGCGAGGACGCCCGTGTCGCGCCGACCACCTTCGAGGCGTGGCTGGCGGAACAGGGGTAG
- a CDS encoding LacI family DNA-binding transcriptional regulator: MKKRLSQVAEFAGVSETTARRVLNGATDVAPATRDAVLTAMDVCGFERPRGMQRERAALVGLVVPDLQNPIFPAFVEALAGLLNKRGLIPVLCTRTADGVSEAHYIDMILKQNVGGIIFVGASYADAGPEHGRALRERRIPIVLLNAADENPGVAQVSIDDSASAQQVLGHLSSLGHERIGMILGPVGHVPSARKLAGYQAFCAQRAGAGTGPAEDRRRLVAHGLFSMEGGATALPRLLAYGATAVVCASDALALGAIRAARRQGLRVPEDLSVVGFDDSLYMVATDPPLTTARQPVQAMAAAVIASLVSQMKGHATEGETMMFDTELIVRSSTAPPPPAARRRRAVDA; the protein is encoded by the coding sequence GTGAAGAAAAGACTCTCTCAGGTGGCCGAGTTCGCCGGCGTCAGCGAGACGACGGCCCGCCGGGTGCTCAACGGGGCGACCGACGTGGCACCGGCGACCCGCGACGCCGTGCTGACGGCGATGGACGTCTGCGGCTTCGAGCGACCGCGCGGCATGCAGCGGGAACGGGCCGCCCTCGTCGGACTCGTGGTCCCCGATCTGCAGAATCCGATCTTCCCCGCCTTCGTGGAGGCTCTGGCGGGACTTCTGAACAAGCGCGGCCTCATCCCGGTCCTGTGCACCCGCACCGCCGACGGTGTCTCCGAGGCCCACTACATCGACATGATCCTCAAGCAGAACGTCGGCGGGATCATCTTCGTCGGGGCCAGTTACGCGGACGCCGGCCCCGAGCACGGGCGCGCGCTGCGCGAACGCCGGATACCGATCGTGCTGCTCAACGCGGCGGACGAGAATCCCGGCGTCGCCCAGGTCTCCATCGACGACTCGGCCTCCGCCCAACAGGTGCTCGGCCATCTCTCCTCGCTCGGACACGAGCGGATCGGCATGATCCTCGGCCCCGTCGGACACGTCCCCTCGGCCCGCAAGCTCGCCGGCTACCAGGCGTTCTGCGCGCAGCGGGCGGGCGCGGGGACCGGTCCGGCGGAGGACCGGCGCCGGCTGGTCGCCCACGGGCTCTTCTCGATGGAGGGCGGCGCCACCGCGCTGCCCCGGCTCCTGGCGTACGGGGCGACCGCCGTGGTCTGCGCAAGCGACGCACTGGCACTTGGCGCCATTCGCGCCGCGCGGCGGCAGGGACTGCGGGTCCCCGAGGACCTCTCGGTCGTCGGGTTCGACGACTCTCTGTACATGGTGGCGACCGACCCGCCGCTGACGACGGCGCGTCAGCCCGTGCAGGCGATGGCCGCCGCCGTGATCGCCTCCCTGGTCTCGCAGATGAAGGGGCACGCGACGGAGGGCGAGACGATGATGTTCGACACCGAGCTGATCGTGCGCAGCTCAACGGCGCCTCCGCCGCCCGCCGCGCGGCGCCGACGCGCGGTGGACGCCTGA